A window of Citrus sinensis cultivar Valencia sweet orange chromosome 7, DVS_A1.0, whole genome shotgun sequence contains these coding sequences:
- the LOC102626132 gene encoding oxysterol-binding protein-related protein 1C-like: protein MRAFCCASTVLDQNPTNPRLQPHPGPRREVLSMPSSKTTTPYRSLSASTSCNRSRGSPPQPLSSSSSPSNNATAENGRRSMRRSATLESLCGLSSFRESQMLFADQHGISGILFKWVNYGRGWRPRWFVLKEGVLSYYKIHGPHKIIVNEETEKGSKVIGEVSMRRMSRNGNSQSRQRIPVGEIHLKVASIRESKSDDKKFSIYTGTKRVHLRAETREDRVKWMEALQAVKEMFPRISNSDYFVPMDNEVAVSTEKLRQRLLDEGVSEDAIQESEDIMRDEFSALHKHLVVLKQRQLLLIDTLRQLETEKVDLENTVVNESQRQWKEQGASPRLRQDKCSEGSASNSDEHDRYDAAETDEDDNAFFDTRDFLSSSSFRSNGSDHHQSPLDSDDEESVDSEDIDPLIRHVGSNHPYVRRRKKLPDPVEKEKGISLWSMIKDNIGKDLTKVCLPVYFNEPISSLQKCFEELEYSYLLDRAYEWGKQGNSLMRILNIAAFAVSGYASTDGRHCKPFNPLLGETYEADYPDKGLRFFSEKVSHHPMVVACHCEGRGWKFWADSNLKSKFWGRSIQLDPVGALTLEFDDGEIFQWSKVTTSIYNLILGKLYCDHYGTMRIDGNREYSCKLKFKEQSIIDRNPHQVQGVVQDKNGKTVATLFGKWDESMHFMNGDGSGKGKGSELQLLWKRSKPPKYQTRYNFSRFAITLNELSPELKEKLPPTDSRLRPDQRCLENGEYDMANAEKLRLEQRQRQARTMQERGWKPRWFTKDKGSGTYRYTGGYWEAREKGSWESCPDIFGKVPTEQTFD from the exons ATGCGTGCGTTTTGCTGTGCCTCCACCGTACTGGATCAGAACCCGACGAATCCTCGTCTTCAACCTCATCCAGGACCACGACGAGAAGTCCTTAGCATGCCGTCGTCGAAAACAACGACACCGTATCGATCCCTCTCCGCATCAACGTCGTGCAATCGCAGCCGTGGATCGCCTCCGCAACCGTTGTCTTCTTCGTCGTCGCCCAGTAACAATGCGACAGCGGAGAACGGGCGGCGGTCGATGAGGAGATCGGCTACATTGGAGTCGTTGTGTGGACTGTCGTCGTTTAGAGAGAGTCAAATGCTGTTCGCCGATCAGCATGGGATCTCTGGGATACTGTTCAAATGGGTTAATTACGGAAGAGGATGGCGTCCTAGATGGTTCGTATTGAAAGAGGGAGTGTTATCGTATTACAAGATCCACGGTCCTCATAAGATCATAGTGAATGAAGAAACCGAGAAAGGATCAAAGGTGATCGGTGAAGTTTCCATGAGACGAATGTCTCGCAATGGCAATAGCCAGTCGCGTCAACGCATTCCCGTCGGAGAAATTCATCTCAAG GTGGCGTCGATAAGAGAGAGTAAATCTGACGACAAGAAGTTTTCGATATACACGGGGACGAAAAGGGTGCATTTGAGGGCGGAGACTAGAGAGGATAGGGTGAAATGGATGGAAGCATTGCAGGCTGTGAAGGAGATGTTTCCGAGAATTTCAAATAGTGATTATTTCGTTCCAATGGACAATGAAGTTGCTGTTTCTACTGAGAAATTGAGACAGAGGTTGTTAGACGAAGGGGTGAGTGAGGATGCAATTCAGGAGAGTGAGGATATTATGAGGGATGAGTTTTCGGCGCTTCATAAACATCTTGTGGTCCTCAAGCAGAGGCAGCTGTTGCTTATTGACACCTTGCGTCAATTGGAG ACAGAAAAAGTGGACTTGGAGAACACGGTTGTTAATGAAAGCCAAAGACAATGGAAAGAGCAAGGAGCTTCTCCTAGGTTAAGACAAGACAAGTGCAGTG AAGGAAGTGCAAGTAACTCTGATGAGCATGATAGATATGATGCTGCAGAGACAGATGAAGATGATAATGCATTCTTTGATACTCGAGATTTTCTTTCATCAAGTTCTTTTAGAAGTAACGGATCTGATCATCATCAATCTCCATTAGATTCTGATGATGAAGAGAGTGTTGATTCAGAGGACATTGATCCTTTAATTAGACATGTTGGATCTAACCATCCTTATGTTAGGCGGCGAAAGAAATTGCCTGATccagttgaaaaagaaaagggaatcAGTCTTTGGTCAATGATCAAAGATAATATTGGGAAGGATCTTACAAAAGTTTGTCTTCCAGTTTATTTCAATGAGCCCATATCTTCCTTACAGAAATGTTTTGAAGAGCTGGAGTATTCTTACCTTCTAGATCGAGCCTATGAATGGGGTAAACAG GGGAATAGTCTCATGAGGATACTAAATATAGCAGCATTTGCAGTATCGGGGTATGCTTCTACAGATGGAAGACACTGCAAGCCATTCAATCCATTGTTGGGTGAGACATATGAGGCAGATTATCCAGATAAAGGCCTTCGTTTCTTCTCTgagaag GTTAGTCATCATCCAATGGTTGTTGCATGCCATTGTGAGGGTCGGGGCTGGAAATTTTGGGCTGACAGCAACCTGAAAAGCAAATTTTGGGGTCGTTCCATCCAGCTTGATCCTGTTGGTGCGTTGACATTGGAATTTGATGATGGAGAAATTTTTCAGTGGAGCAAG GTAACTACGTCCATTTACAACCTTATTCTAGGAAAACTCTACTGCGATCACTATGGCACAATGCGTATAGACGGAAACCGAGAATACTCATGTAAGCTAAAATTCAAGGAGCAGTCGATCATAGATAGAAATCCACACCAG GTGCAAGGTGTAGTCCAAGATAAAAATGGTAAAACGGTGGCGACTTTATTTGGGAAATGGGATGAGAGCATGCATTTTATGAATGGTGATGGTTCTGGGAAAGGAAAAGGATCAGAGCTACAATTGCTTTGGAAGAGGAGCAAACCGCCTAAATATCAGAccagatataatttttcacgcTTTGCCATCACACTAAATGAACTTTCTCCTGAACTTAAG GAGAAATTGCCACCTACTGATTCTAGACTGAGACCTGACCAGAGATGCTTAGAAAATGGAGAGTATGATATGGCCAATGCAGAGAAGTTGCGACTAGAACAGAGGCAGCGGCAg GCACGGACAATGCAAGAGAGGGGTTGGAAACCAAGGTGGTTCACCAAGGACAAAGGTAGCGGCACATACCGCTATACTGGTGGGTATTGGGAGGCCAGAGAAAAGGGAAGCTGGGAATCATGTCCCGATATCTTTGGCAAAGTCCCCACTGAGCAAACTTTTGACTAA
- the LOC102626432 gene encoding flavonol synthase/flavanone 3-hydroxylase produces the protein MEVERVQAIASLSHSNGTIPAEFVRPEKEQPASATYHGPAPEIPTIDLDDPVQDRLVRSIAEASREWGIFQVTNHGIPSDLIGKLQAVGKEFFELPQEEKEVYSRPADAKDVQGYGTKLQKEVEGKKSWVDHLFHRVWPPSSINYRFWPNNPPSYRAVNEEYAKYMREVVDKLFTYLSLGLGVEGGVLKEAAGGDDIEYMLKINYYPPCPRPDLALGVVAHTDLSALTVLVPNEVPGLQVFKDDRWIDAKYIPNALIIHIGDQIEILSNGKYKAVLHRTTVNKDKTRMSWPVFLEPPADTVVGPLPQLVDDENPPKYKAKKFKDYSYCKLNKLPQ, from the exons atggagGTGGAGAGGGTCCAAGCCATTGCTTCCTTATCCCATTCAAATGGCACAATTCCAGCAGAGTTCGTAAGACCCGAAAAAGAACAGCCAGCAAGCGCAACGTACCACGGCCCCGCTCCTGAAATCCCCACGATCGATCTCGACGACCCCGTTCAAGACAGACTCGTACGTTCCATCGCGGAAGCCAGCCGGGAGTGGGGGATTTTCCAGGTTACAAACCACGGGATACCTAGTGACCTCATCGGTAAACTGCAAGCCGTCGGCAAAGAATTTTTTGAGCTCCCTcaggaagagaaagaagtgTATTCTCGTCCGGCTGATGCAAAAGACGTGCAAGGATACGGCACAAAGTTACAGAAAGAAGTCGAAGGAAAGAAATCTTGGGTTGATCATCTCTTCCACAGGGTTTGGCCTCCGTCTTCTATCAACTACCGCTTTTGGCCCAACAACCCTCCTTCTTACCG AGCGGTGAATGAGGAGTATGCAAAGTACATGAGGGAGGTGGTGGATAAGTTGTTTACGTATCTTTCGTTGGGACTGGGTGTCGAAGGAGGTGTTTTGAAAGAAGCAGCGGGAGGAGACGACATTGAGTACATGCTCAAGATTAATTACTATCCGCCATGCCCACGTCCTGATCTTGCTCTTGGAGTGGTGGCCCACACTGATCTTTCCGCCCTCACCGTTCTTGTGCCCAATGAAGTTCCTGGTCTGCAAGTCTTTAAGGACGACCGTTGGATCGATGCCAAGTACATCCCGAACGCTCTCATCATCCACATCGGGGACCAGATCGAG ATTCTGAGCAATGGCAAGTACAAAGCCGTGCTGCATAGAACCACTGTTAACAAGGACAAGACGAGAATGTCGTGGCCAGTTTTCTTGGAGCCACCTGCGGATACGGTGGTGGGTCCCCTTCCTCAGCTGGTTGACGATGAAAATCCTCCAAAGTACAAGGCCAAGAAGTTCAAGGATTACAGTTACTGTAAACTTAACAAACTTCCTCagtag
- the LOC102626733 gene encoding G-type lectin S-receptor-like serine/threonine-protein kinase At5g35370, producing MGFLTITTSFFFLFLLILFPLTSSGPLRTGSIYPNFTASHYQFIDQGGAFLQSTNGTFKVSFTKPTSNNSQYYLSILHSLSNSIIWTANRNKPVSDSSKLSLSADGLAISDDDDRFVWSTPMLDSPVSSMQLQESGNLVLLDARNVSLWQSFDSPTDAIVTGQTLRVGKSLAASVSENDLSVGEYSFVVTDGDGVLQWNQMTYWKLSMYSYAFKDSDAPVSFLSVNRTGLYLLASDGSRFVLKVSLDAAGFRIAKLEPSGRLIVSKLVGDNLVQELAIPVENCRIPFFCKEIGLCSGGSCSCPSGFHAELNGDCVPINSSLSLPNGCSATNASGLNSSITYLKLGNGVDYFANDFIQPVKRGVGLSDCQDLCSWNCSCLGIFHDDSSESCYFIENHLGTLMSSSDNERVRLGYIKAMVLSSDGSKKAEDENGSKFPVAGLVLIPSSLLAIAIVVGFLWWRINSKRARAKVIKLGSRNSSSEELELTSIAGLPRRFSYEELAAATDNFNTPIGSGGFGTVYKGILQDKSVVAVKKINSFGIQGKKEFCTEITIIGNIHHVNLVRLKGFCAQGRQRFLVYEYMNKGSLDRTLFGNGSVLEWRERFEIALGTARGLAYLHTGCDHKIIHCDVKPENILLHDKLQVKISDFGLSKLLTPEQSSLFTTMRGTRGYLAPEWLTSSAISDKTDVYSYGMVLLEIISGRKNSSLKIQSRSTEKDSSGDGNGPSSSSSPRESQRVYFPLLALELHEQRRYLELADSRIEGQVSDEDVEKLVRIALCCVQEEPMLRPSMANVVSMLEGGMPLGEPRIESLRFLRFYGQRFNEASTIEESNELNLQFILQSETNGTNTTGSYNSLSYISSQQVSGPR from the coding sequence CAATTCATTGACCAAGGAGGTGCTTTCTTGCAATCCACAAATGGAACTTTCAAGGTTTCTTTTACAAAACCCACATCAAACAACTCTCAGTATTACCTGTCAATCCTCCACTCACTTTCAAACTCAATCATCTGGACCGCTAACCGAAACAAACCCGTTTCAGATTCCTCTAAGCTGTCTCTGTCGGCTGACGGTCTCGCTAtcagtgatgatgatgatcgcTTTGTTTGGTCAACTCCCATGTTGGATTCCCCTGTTTCTTCCATGCAGCTTCAAGAATCTGGGAATCTTGTTTTACTTGACGCTCGGAACGTTTCGCTTTGGCAGAGTTTCGATTCCCCGACGGATGCAATTGTCACAGGACAGACGTTACGCGTCGGTAAATCATTGGCGGCTTCTGTATCTGAGAATGATTTGTCTGTTGGTGAATATAGCTTTGTTGTGACAGATGGTGATGGTGTTTTGCAGTGGAATCAAATGACTTATTGGAAGTTGTCAATGTATAGCTATGCTTTCAAGGACTCCGACGCTCCAGTGTCGTTTTTGTCTGTGAACAGGACTGGTTTGTATTTGTTGGCCAGCGATGGATCAAGGTTTGTGCTCAAGGTGAGCTTGGATGCAGCAGGTTTTAGGATTGCTAAACTGGAGCCTAGTGGAAGGCTTATTGTTAGCAAACTTGTGGGTGATAATTTGGTGCAAGAATTGGCTATCCCAGTTGAAAACTGTCGGATTCCTTTCTTTTGCAAAGAAATTGGATTGTGCTCTGGGGGTAGTTGTTCTTGTCCATCTGGCTTTCATGCTGAGCTAAATGGCGATTGCGTGCCAATTAATTCTTCGCTTTCTTTGCCGAATGGTTGCAGTGCTACGAATGCCAGCGGATTGAATTCTTCAATCACATATTTGAAACTAGGCAATGGCGTGGACTATTTTGctaatgattttattcaacCTGTGAAACGTGGTGTTGGATTATCGGATTGTCAAGATCTATGCTCGTGGAATTGTTCTTGCTTGGGAATTTTCCATGATGATTCTTCTGAATCTTGTTATTTCATTGAAAACCATCTAGGTACACTCATGTCCAGCTCTGACAACGAGCGAGTTCGTTTGGGCTACATTAAGGCTATGGTTTTGTCTTCCGACGGAAGCAAGAAGGCTGAAGATGAGAACGGCAGCAAATTCCCCGTTGCAGGTTTGGTACTAATACCCTCATCGCTGTTGGCTATTGCTATTGTTGTGGGATTTCTGTGGTGGAGAATAAATAGTAAGCGTGCTAGAGCTAAAGTAATAAAGCTAGGCAGTAGGAATTCATCCTCCGAAGAGCTTGAGTTAACCAGTATTGCAGGCTTACCAAGGAGGTTTAGTTATGAGGAGCTTGCAGCCGCCACTGATAATTTTAATACCCCAATTGGCAGTGGTGGCTTCGGCACTGTCTATAAAGGTATTTTACAGGACAAAAGTGTTGTGGCGGTGAAGAAGATTAATAGTTTTGGGATACAGGGGAAGAAGGAATTCTGTACCGAGATTACAATCATTGGAAACATTCACCATGTCAATCTTGTTAGATTGAAAGGATTTTGCGCACAAGGCAGGCAAAGGTTTTTGGTTTATGAATACATGAACAAAGGTTCTTTGGACAGAACGTTGTTCGGTAATGGTTCTGTTTTAGAATGGCGAGAGAGATTTGAAATTGCTCTTGGAACTGCAAGAGGACTTGCTTACTTGCACACCGGCTGCGATCACAAGATCATTCATTGTGATGTGAAGCCAGAGAACATTCTCTTGCACGACAAGTTGCAAGTGAAAATCTCAGATTTTGGGCTGTCAAAGCTGCTAACCCCTGAGCAGTCCAGTCTATTTACAACAATGAGGGGTACTAGAGGATATCTTGCTCCTGAGTGGCTAACTAGCTCCGCGATTTCGGACAAAACTGATGTGTACAGTTATGGAATGGTATTACTTGAAATTATAAGTGGAAGAAAGAATAGCTCACTTAAGATTCAAAGTCGAAGCACAGAAAAAGATAGCAGTGGTGATGGGAATGGCCCTTCTTCGTCTTCTTCACCAAGAGAATCCCAGAGGGTATATTTCCCTCTACTTGCACTGGAATTGCACGAGCAAAGAAGGTACTTGGAGCTGGCAGATTCGAGGATAGAGGGTCAAGTGTCAGACGAGGATGTTGAGAAGCTTGTGCGGATAGCCCTGTGTTGTGTGCAGGAAGAGCCAATGCTGAGACCAAGCATGGCTAATGTTGTTAGTATGCTGGAAGGTGGAATGCCTTTGGGTGAACCAAGGATTGAGTCATTGCGGTTTTTGCGGTTCTATGGCCAGAGATTCAATGAGGCATCAACAATTGAAGAGTCTAATGAGCTGAATCTTCAGTTTATCTTACAATCAGAAACTAACGGAACTAATACAACTGGTTCGTACAATTCCTTGTCTTACATCTCATCACAACAGGTTTCTGGTCCCAGATAG